The Sulfurospirillum arsenophilum NBRC 109478 nucleotide sequence CAACCGCTTCAATAGCGCCCGCGGCACCTAAACAGTGACCAATTTGCCCTTTAATAGAGCTAATTTGTGGGACATTCGCGCCAAAAACTTCTTTAATAGCTGCTGTTTCATTTTTATCGTTTGCCGGTGTACTAGTTCCATGTGCATTGATATAGTCAATTTTAGGACGTCCTGCCATCTCGTAAGCAGCCTTCATCGCACGAAGTGGACCGTCTAAACTTGGAGAAGTAATATGACTGGCATCACCACTCTCACCAAATCCAACTACTTCGCCATAGATGTGAGCCCCTCGAGCTACTGCATCCTCATAAAATTCTAAAACAAGTGAACCTGCACCTTCACCCATAATAAATCCATCACGCTCTGCATCAAACGGGCGAGAAGCCTTTTTAGGATCATCATTACGAGTAGAAAGTGCTTTCATCGCTGAAAAACCACCAATACCTGCTGCACAAATAGCCGCTTCTGCACCAACAACGAGCATCTTTTTAGCGCCACCTGTTAACATTGTTTTGGTTGCATCGCTGATGGCGTGCGTACCTGCTGCACATGCTGTAACAGATGAAAGGTTTGGTCCTTTTAAACCGTATTCAATCGAAACCATACCGCCAAGCATGTTGATGAGTGCTGATGGGATAAAGAAAGGAGAAATTTTACGAGGACCTGCACTGTTAACGATTACAGAATTTTTTTCAATGACCACTAAGCCACCAATACCCGAAGCAGAACTGACACCGAATGATTCAGCTTCATAGTCAGTATCAAATTTCGCGTCCGCCATTGCTTCTTTAGCCGCAGCAAGTCCTAGTTGAATAAAACGGTCTGCTTTTTTGACCTCTTTTGGATTCATAATGGTATTAGGATCAAAGTCGGTGATTTCGCCGGCAATGGTAACAGAATGCTCGGTTGTGTCAAACGAACTAATGCTTTTAATGCCACATTGACCTTCAACGATAGCTTTAAAAGAACTCTCTTTATCCAAACCTAATGAATTAATCATTCCTATACCAGTAACAACGACTCTTTTCAAATTTTTATCCTCTTTAGTGATCTTTTGTGGGAAGGGGAGAACCCGCTTTTTAGCGGGTTGCGTGTCATAAAATTATTTATGTGCTTCAATGTAAGACATAGCATCTTTTACAGTGACGATTTTTTCAGCGTCAGTGTCTGGAATTTCAATGTCAAATTTCTCCTCAAGAGCCATAACAAGTTCAACAACGTCCAAAGAATCTGCACCCAAATCTTCTACGAATTTTGAATCTTCTTTTACCTCGTCAGGATTTACATTTAATTGTTCAACAACAACCGCTTTTACATCATCAAATAGTGCCATTTAATAGCTCCTTTAAAAAATTTCCACTATTTTATCAAAAAAACCTTTAATTTGAATTTTATACATGTAAACTCCCGTTTACATGTACATTCCGCCATTGACCTTCAAAACTTCGCCTGTGATGTAACTTGCACTGTCACTGAGCAAGAAAGCAACAGACTCTGCAATGTCTTTAGGGCTTCCAAAACGTTTGAGTGGAATTTTTGACGTGTAGGATTCTTTAATCTCATCGCTTAATTTATCCGTCATCTCTGTAGCAATAAAACCTGGAGTCACTGCGTTAAAACGAACATCTCGCGCACTGCCTTCTTGTGCGAAACTTTTGGTCATCGCAATCAAACCACCTTTGCTCGCACTGTAATTGACTTGTCCAGCATTTCCTGTCTCGCCTACGATAGAAGCAATGTTTACCACACAGCCAAAACGTTTTTTACTCATCGCTTTAAGTGCTTCACGACACCCTATAAAAGCAGAAGTAAGGTTAATATCAATTACTGAGGTAAAGTCCTCTTTTTTCATGCGAATTGCTAATTTGTCATTGGTAATGCCTGCATTGTTCACTAAATAAGAGAGCTCGCCATCTGCATCAACGATGGTTTTAATACCTTCTATAAATGCCTCTTCATCCGCCACATCAAAACCAATAACCGCAGCCACGCCACCGTTTGCTTCAATCTCTGCTTTAATCGCGTCCGCTTGCTCAGGGCGTGAACGGTAATTAACCCATACTTTAAGACCATACCCTGCAAGTGTTAACGCTATCTCTTTACCGATTCCGCTGGCTGCACCTGTCACTAAAACATTTTTTCCACTAAATTTCATTATTGTTCCTTTATATCTTTAAATTGAATTTAAAACTGAACTAACGGTTTATCCATTTCGCTAGGAATTGGTAAACCCATCAGTTTTAACACCGTTGGTGCAATGTTGTTCAGTCCACCTTTTTGTACACTTTTAACACGTTCATCCATCACAAAACCATACACTTCAAATGTAGTGTGGTTGGTCAGCCTTGATCCTTCAACATCAAACATCTGTTCACAGTTACCATGATCGCTCGTAAGTACGATGGCATAGCCTAACGCTTTTGCTTTTTCAAACAATCTTCCAAGTTCTGTATCGACTGCTTCTACCGCGCAAATGGCCGCATCCAAACTTCCCGTATGTCCTACCATATCGCCATTGGCAAAATTAACGACGATAAAATCATACTGTTCATCCATCGCTTTAAGAACGGCATCCCCTACTTCAGGAGCACTCATCTGAGGCTGAAGATCATAGGTTTTGACTTTAGGGCTTGGCACGAGGAGTCTGGTTTCATTCACTTTTGGCTCTTCGACACCACCATTAAAGAAGAATGTCACGTGTGCATACTTCTCTGTCTCTGCAGTATGAAACTGCGTAAGGCCTGCGCTTGAAATGACATCGCACAGTGTATTTTGAGGCGTATCCGCTTTAAACATAATAGGGAAGGGATAACTGCTGTCATACTCGGTCATCGTAATACACTCTACCCCATTAAGGGTGCGTGCAAATTCATTAAATTCGCTAAATCCAATAGCACGGGAGAGTTCACGCATACGATCATTTCTAAAATTTGCAAAAATCACGCCATCATCGCTGTGCATGCCTACGTAAGGCTCAAAAGCCATTGGTTCAACAAATTCATCGGTGATGCCTTGATCATACATCCCCAGTAAATACTCTTTTACATGTAAAGCCGTCTTTGGCTTTGCATCGACCATAACACGATACCCTTCTTTCACTCGCTCCCAACGATTGTCACGATCCATACTAAAGAAACGCCCTGAAATAGAGGCAATGCTAATATTTTCATTGCAAATCGCTAAAAGTTGCTCTAAAAAAGTAATGCCCGATGTTGGAGAGACATCGCGCCCATCGGTAATCACATGCAAATAAACGTGTTTACCTTTTGCCTCAGCAATATGCGCAAGATCAATAATATGATCAATATGCGAATGCACCCCACCATCGCTGACAAGCCCTATAATATGAATCGCACCCTTTACATGTAAAAGCTGCGTTAAGGCTGGATTGGTGGCAAGAGAGCCATCTTTCGCCGCTAACGAGATTTTGACCAAGTTTTGGTACAAAATGCGACCACTTCCGATACACATGTGCCCGACTTCACTATTTCCCATCTGTTCTTCAGGAAGTCCTACGCTTAGTCCAGAAGTTGCTATAAGATTGTAAGGAACCTCTTTAAAAAGCTTATCGTAGGTTGGTTTATGTGCCATGGCAAAAGCATTAGCGGTTTGACTGATATTGTGCCCGATACCATCGGTGATAATAAGTAATGTTTTCGTAACGTGTGGTTTCAAAATCATACCCTTTGTTATAAGCTTATAAGCAATATCTTACTAAAATGTTGCTTTTATAAAAATATATCCCTAAACGCTGGAAACAACATTAATGTTATACGCTCTTTACAAACTCACCTCAATCAATCTTTTTCAATACATCACCGTTCGTGCAGGAATTGCCTTCTTTTTAGCCTTCGCCTTGACCATTTATTTGATGCCAAAGTTCATCAAATGGGCAAAATCACGCAATGCCAATCAACCTATTTATTCCCTAGCACCTCAAACGCATCAACAAAAATCTAAAACTCCAACCATGGGCGGCATCGTCTTTTTATGTGCTGCAACGCTTTCTATCTTAATGTGCGCCCGAATAAATAACCTTTTCGTTCTTTCAGCACTGGCGTGTATTTTGCTCTTTGGACTCATCGGGATGAAAGATGACCTCTCTAAAATTTTAGGTAAAAGCAATACAGCAGGGCTTACCCCACGTGCAAAACTAGGCTTTCAAATCATTGCTTCTTCTATTGTCGCACTTATTTTATACGTCGCCGTTGATTTGGATACCACTTTTTTCGTTCCTTTTTACAAATTTCCACTGTTTGATATGCATCTACTTGCCCTTGGCTTTTGGGTACTGGTTATGATTTCTGCGAGCAACGCAGTGAATTTGACCGATGGGCTTGATGGCCTGGCAACCGTTCCTGCCATTTTGTCTATTTTTTCACTTGCTGTTTTTGTTTATGTGGGCGGTAACGCCTTTTTAAGCAGCTACCTACTCCTTCCAAAAGTGGGTGGTAGTGGTGAAGTTGTGATTGTTGCAACGGCTGTTATGGGCTCACTTGTGGGCTTTTTATGGTTTAACTGCTACCCAGCAGAAATCTTTATGGGCGATAGCGGAAGCCTTAGCATTGGCGCGTTTATTGGCTATATGGCAATTATCTCTAAAAATGAAATTCTACTTCTTTTAATTGGTTTTGTATTTGTACTTGAAACGGTTTCGGTTATTTTACAAGTGGGAAGTTATAAAACGCGTAAAAAGCGCATCTTCCTTATGGCGCCGATCCACCACCACTTTGAGGTGAAGGGTTGGCCAGAAAACAAGATTATCGTGAGATTTTGGATTATTGCGCTCATGTCAAATCTTTTAGCACTTACGGCATTGAAACTCAGATGATAACACTTTTTGGACACGGAAAAACAACTAAAGCAATTGCAAAACGCTTCGCAGGTCAATGTCAAATTTTTGACGACGGCTTTGTCAATAACGATAAAGATGAATTTGGCAACCTTTTATTGCCTCCCTCAGCGTTCGACCCAACCACGAGCGATGTAGAGATCCCCAGTCCTGGTTTTCCAGCACATCATCCTTTGATTCAAAAAGCGCGCAATGTGGTCGGTGAATACGACTTCTTTAAAGAGCAAATGCCTTTTAGTATTTGGATCAGTGGAACCAATGGCAAAACCACCACAACGCAAATGTGTGAGTTCCTCCTTCAAAAACAAGGTGCTCAGGCAGGTGGCAACATTGGCACACCTTTAGCAGAACTCAGCGAAAAAGCACCGATTTGGATCTTAGAAACCAGCTCTTTTACGTTTCACTACACGAAAGTGACTGCTCCTGATATTTATCTACTGCTCCCTATCAAACCAGACCATTTAACATGGCATGGAAGTATGGAAGCATACATTGAAGCAAAACTTTCCCCACTTGAGCGTATGAGAGAAGGCAGTGTTGCCATCCTTCCAAAAGCGTATGCCAATGTCAAAACCCTAGCACACGTGATTGCATACGATACGGAAGAAGATTTAGCAGCACAAATGGGCATTGACATCACCAAAGTGAACTTTAAAACACCGTTTTTACTCGACGCCGTTCTTGCCATGAGCGCGCAAAAAGTTCTCTTAGACACCGTTGATTATGATCTTCTTAACACCTTTAAAATCGATCATTATAAAATTGAAGAATTTAGGGACAAACTAGGACGTCTTTGGGTGGATGACTCTAAAGGAACGAATGTTGATGCCACCATTGAAGCGCTCAAACGCTATAAAAATGACGAAATCCTCATTGTCCTAGGGGGTGATGACAAAGGTGTTGATCTTCAAGAGCTCTTTGATTTTATGAAGCCTTTACATGTAACCGTTTTTGCCATCGGTACAAACACGGAAAGACTTGCTACCTTTGCACAAAAAGAAGGTATTAAACTTCACAAATGTTTTGTGATTGAAGAGGCAATGAAACAAATTCATGCCGTGCATAACACCAAAAGTGTCGCCCTACTTTCTCCTGCAGCTGCAAGTTTAGACCAGTTTAAATCCTATGCCCACAGAGGAGATCGCTTTAAAGAGTTGGCACTCGCTTAGACATAAGCTAGTATTAAAGTTTTTTTTGTATAATTTCAGCTCTTCAAAGAGTGGCTGGATAGCTCAGTCGGTAGAGCAGGAGACTGAAAATCTCCGTGTCGGCGGTTCGATTCCGTCTCCAGCCACCACTTTTTATAAATCCCCATTTTTTATCTTACAAACATACTTCTTTTTAACATTTACTACTTTATTTATTTTATACTTTTTTTGACTAAAATTTGCAATTATCTGTATTATTAGAACTTTATATTTTCATGCTTCATTTCTACATTTCTTCAGACTTCTTTTTCTCTTTATTTTAGTATGCAACGCCTTTGCAACAATCCTAGCGTTATAATAGGTTTAAATTGCACTAAGGGGTGTTTATGCAAAGTTTATATCTTCAAGCATACGACTACGATTCCCGTTTTCGTATCCTAAAAGGTCGGAAAATATCACTTGTTGTTTCAGCACTTTTAGTAGGAACAACATTACTATATGCAGCACCAAGTGGCGGTGTCATCACAAGTGGTAGTGCTGCTATTTCACAAAGTGGTTCTATTACCAACATTGACCAATCAAGCCAAAAGGCATCTATCAATTGGACAACTTTTTCTATTGGTTCTACTGAAACGGTTAATTTCAATCAACCAAACAGTTCAGCCATTACCCTCAATCGTGTCATTGGAAATGAAAAAAGTATCATTAATGGCGCTTTAAATGCCAATGGGCAAGTTTGGATTTTAAACAGTAATGGTGTTTTGTTTGGTAAAAATGCTTCAGTTAATACTGCAGGTCTTTTAGCAACCACAAAATTTTTAAGTGATGCAGATTTTCAAAAAGGTAACTACACATTTAAAGGTGATAGCAAAGAGAGCATTATCAACCAAGGTAGCATAGATATTGCCAATAGCGGTTATGCTACATTGCTTGCTAATAATGTTTCCAATGAAGGAACCATCACGGCAGTCAAAGGCAAGATTGAACTGGTGGGTGCAAATGAAGTCTCCATCAATCTTAATGGCAACTCTTTGGTCAATCTCACTGTCAATAAAGGTATTTTAGACGCACTCGTTGAAAACAAAGGTGCACTGATTGCTAATGGAGGTGAAGTTTACCTTACAACCAATGCTGTCAATGAGCTCTTACGTGGTGTTGTAAACAATACCGGTGTTATTGAAGCTAAAACACTGGATGATGTTGCAGGAAAAATTACACTTTATGCACATGGTGGTATTGTTAATGCCGATGGTACACTTGATGCAAGTGCTACAACCTCTGGAAATGGTGGTTTTATTGAGACATCAGGTGAAACTGTCAATATCGCAAAATCTTTACATGTAACAACACTTGCAGCACAAGGTAAAACAGGAAAATGGTTGATTGATCCTGTAAACTATACGATTGCAGCGAGTGGTGGTAACGAAACTGGTGCTGCCTTAGCAGGAAGATTAGCAGGCACAAATATTGAAATTCAAGCAGACAATACGATTACCGTTAATGATGCTATCACGTGGAGTGCTAATAAGCTCACCCTTAATTCTGGTGGCAATATTTATCTCAATGCCGATCTTACAGCAACAGGAGCCGCAACACTGGCATTTTACTATGGACAAGCTAGTGCAGATGGTGGAAGTAGCCGCTATACAGTGGCTGATGGTGTAAACATTTTAATCCCAACAGCCAGTGCTTTTACATGGAAGAAAGGCTCAGCGGGGACGCTTACAAATCTTATTTTAGATAATGGAAATCTTCGCTTTGGAAATGGAACAGAAGCCTCTATTAATGATACAGGCGCGCTACTTCAACCATGGTATTATGATAATGTAACCAATGGTAGAAATGGATGGTATAAACTCACTTATTCAAGCTATCCACTTGATTATGCAATTGGTATTGGAGGAGTAGCAACAGCAGGGTGGAATAATAATGGAACCATTGTTACAACAGGGGACTATGGAAATCCTTATGCTGATATTGCGCCCCTTGTAACGAATCAAAATCTTAATATTGCAGGTTATTATGAAAAAACTGGTTCGATTATTACTACAACAACAATGAATATTAGTGGTATCGGACCCATTACAGTTGAAGATAAATATACTTTATTACCTGATACAAGTTACCTTAAAGCTACCACCACATTGATCAACAATACAGGATCAAGCCAATCTAATATACGTTTATGGGTTGGAACAAGAGATGACTGGGTTGCGTTATCAGATGCAAATTATAAAACAAAAGGAAATATTACTTCAAATGGTTTTGAAACGATTACAAACCAAACAGATAGCTCTAATGCTATTATGATTTCAGAACAAACACTTACAAATGGAGCAGGTGCTGCAGTTTTATTTTATTCGACAACGGCAGGAACAAATACCGTTACTGATTGGTGCTGCTCTCTTGCGAATATTATTGACAAGAATCCAATAGATTCAGCTATTACTACGAATAGAGAAGATGGCTCTTATGGTATTTATTTGAATCTTGACACTATTAGTAATAGTCAAAGAGGCAGTGTTACATGGTATTATGCGGCAGGACCTATTGCAGCCATTTCCAACGTCGTTGAACAAGTGGGGCAATCTTCTGGTGCCTCAACACCAACACCTCTTCCATCAACACCTCTTCCATCAACACCGCCTTCTGTTATCTCAGCTATTGTCAATAACACAGCAGTAACACAGCCGCACGTTGACCTTCCACAACAACAGTCACATGTTGAAACGCCCTCCACGACACGTACACCACTTGCACAAGGTGGACACACTGTAGATGTCGTTTCTAGCCCAGAAGCGGGAGAAGCAACAACCTTGGTGACTATGGCAGAAATTCGCGAAATGCAAACATCTGGAGCTAGTGCAACAAGTGAAACACCTAGCAGTGGCACTACGCCTATTCGTGTTCCACTGATGAGAGGCTCTTTAATTGATATCGTTGATGGTGGTGTAAAACTTCCTACTGGCATAGAACAAGAATTTTATGTGCTTGATAATACAAAAAGATAAGGAAAATTAGATGGTTCATACACACACTAAACACCAAGTACTCGCTCTGTCTTTGATTGTTGCAAGTTCTCTTTTGGGAGTCGAAATGCCTAATATTGGCTCTGCATTAAAAAGCATAGAGTCATCAAAAGAGCCAACTAAAGAAGCTCCAGCAATTCCACAAATTGAAATTCCTGAAAAGAAAACTGAGAGTGTAGCACCGCCTACAAAAAGTATAGAAATACCACAAGCAATGCAGAAAGAACCCCGCATCCTCGTCAAAAGCTTTGAGTTTGTTGGTAATGAAGCGCTGAGTTCGTCAGAATTAAGAAGCGTCATCGCAGATATGGTCAACAAAGAATTAAGCGCTTCAGAGTTACTTGCCGTTGCCAATAAAATCACTGCGTACTATCAAAAAAAGGGTTTGTCTAAGGCTAAAGCATTTATCTATAAAAAAGATATTATCAATGGGACAGTGACCTTAACAATTCGAGCGAGAAACCATGAGAAAATAATGCAAGATCCCGATTTGCTGAAAGAAAACTCTATTTTGCAAAAACAAGAAGGTGTTCAAAAACAAGAAACGGTACAAACACCCCAAGCCATACAAACACTTTTTGTAAAAGCTTTTAAACTCAGTGGAAATAGTGCTCTCTCAGCCGAAGAACTACTTGCAGTTATAGCTGAAGAAGAAAACAAAAAACACACGTTTGCTTCTTTGGAGCAAACTGCTGCATTGATTACAAAGTATTATCGCACGAAAGGTTACTTTGTCGCGCGCGCGTATATTCCAAAACAATCACTTAAAGAGGGCACGGTAAAAATCAATGTCATAGAAGGTAACTATGGTGCGTTCAAGCTCAAAAAC carries:
- a CDS encoding beta-ketoacyl-ACP synthase II, which codes for MKRVVVTGIGMINSLGLDKESSFKAIVEGQCGIKSISSFDTTEHSVTIAGEITDFDPNTIMNPKEVKKADRFIQLGLAAAKEAMADAKFDTDYEAESFGVSSASGIGGLVVIEKNSVIVNSAGPRKISPFFIPSALINMLGGMVSIEYGLKGPNLSSVTACAAGTHAISDATKTMLTGGAKKMLVVGAEAAICAAGIGGFSAMKALSTRNDDPKKASRPFDAERDGFIMGEGAGSLVLEFYEDAVARGAHIYGEVVGFGESGDASHITSPSLDGPLRAMKAAYEMAGRPKIDYINAHGTSTPANDKNETAAIKEVFGANVPQISSIKGQIGHCLGAAGAIEAVVCLMAMRDEILPPTINLENPDPDCDLDYIPNVARKCRAEYTMSNSFGFGGTNGSVIFKRV
- the acpP gene encoding acyl carrier protein; this encodes MALFDDVKAVVVEQLNVNPDEVKEDSKFVEDLGADSLDVVELVMALEEKFDIEIPDTDAEKIVTVKDAMSYIEAHK
- the fabG gene encoding 3-oxoacyl-ACP reductase FabG, translating into MKFSGKNVLVTGAASGIGKEIALTLAGYGLKVWVNYRSRPEQADAIKAEIEANGGVAAVIGFDVADEEAFIEGIKTIVDADGELSYLVNNAGITNDKLAIRMKKEDFTSVIDINLTSAFIGCREALKAMSKKRFGCVVNIASIVGETGNAGQVNYSASKGGLIAMTKSFAQEGSARDVRFNAVTPGFIATEMTDKLSDEIKESYTSKIPLKRFGSPKDIAESVAFLLSDSASYITGEVLKVNGGMYM
- the gpmI gene encoding 2,3-bisphosphoglycerate-independent phosphoglycerate mutase, translated to MILKPHVTKTLLIITDGIGHNISQTANAFAMAHKPTYDKLFKEVPYNLIATSGLSVGLPEEQMGNSEVGHMCIGSGRILYQNLVKISLAAKDGSLATNPALTQLLHVKGAIHIIGLVSDGGVHSHIDHIIDLAHIAEAKGKHVYLHVITDGRDVSPTSGITFLEQLLAICNENISIASISGRFFSMDRDNRWERVKEGYRVMVDAKPKTALHVKEYLLGMYDQGITDEFVEPMAFEPYVGMHSDDGVIFANFRNDRMRELSRAIGFSEFNEFARTLNGVECITMTEYDSSYPFPIMFKADTPQNTLCDVISSAGLTQFHTAETEKYAHVTFFFNGGVEEPKVNETRLLVPSPKVKTYDLQPQMSAPEVGDAVLKAMDEQYDFIVVNFANGDMVGHTGSLDAAICAVEAVDTELGRLFEKAKALGYAIVLTSDHGNCEQMFDVEGSRLTNHTTFEVYGFVMDERVKSVQKGGLNNIAPTVLKLMGLPIPSEMDKPLVQF
- the mraY gene encoding phospho-N-acetylmuramoyl-pentapeptide-transferase, with translation MLYALYKLTSINLFQYITVRAGIAFFLAFALTIYLMPKFIKWAKSRNANQPIYSLAPQTHQQKSKTPTMGGIVFLCAATLSILMCARINNLFVLSALACILLFGLIGMKDDLSKILGKSNTAGLTPRAKLGFQIIASSIVALILYVAVDLDTTFFVPFYKFPLFDMHLLALGFWVLVMISASNAVNLTDGLDGLATVPAILSIFSLAVFVYVGGNAFLSSYLLLPKVGGSGEVVIVATAVMGSLVGFLWFNCYPAEIFMGDSGSLSIGAFIGYMAIISKNEILLLLIGFVFVLETVSVILQVGSYKTRKKRIFLMAPIHHHFEVKGWPENKIIVRFWIIALMSNLLALTALKLR
- the murD gene encoding UDP-N-acetylmuramoyl-L-alanine--D-glutamate ligase, which encodes MITLFGHGKTTKAIAKRFAGQCQIFDDGFVNNDKDEFGNLLLPPSAFDPTTSDVEIPSPGFPAHHPLIQKARNVVGEYDFFKEQMPFSIWISGTNGKTTTTQMCEFLLQKQGAQAGGNIGTPLAELSEKAPIWILETSSFTFHYTKVTAPDIYLLLPIKPDHLTWHGSMEAYIEAKLSPLERMREGSVAILPKAYANVKTLAHVIAYDTEEDLAAQMGIDITKVNFKTPFLLDAVLAMSAQKVLLDTVDYDLLNTFKIDHYKIEEFRDKLGRLWVDDSKGTNVDATIEALKRYKNDEILIVLGGDDKGVDLQELFDFMKPLHVTVFAIGTNTERLATFAQKEGIKLHKCFVIEEAMKQIHAVHNTKSVALLSPAAASLDQFKSYAHRGDRFKELALA
- a CDS encoding two-partner secretion domain-containing protein yields the protein MQSLYLQAYDYDSRFRILKGRKISLVVSALLVGTTLLYAAPSGGVITSGSAAISQSGSITNIDQSSQKASINWTTFSIGSTETVNFNQPNSSAITLNRVIGNEKSIINGALNANGQVWILNSNGVLFGKNASVNTAGLLATTKFLSDADFQKGNYTFKGDSKESIINQGSIDIANSGYATLLANNVSNEGTITAVKGKIELVGANEVSINLNGNSLVNLTVNKGILDALVENKGALIANGGEVYLTTNAVNELLRGVVNNTGVIEAKTLDDVAGKITLYAHGGIVNADGTLDASATTSGNGGFIETSGETVNIAKSLHVTTLAAQGKTGKWLIDPVNYTIAASGGNETGAALAGRLAGTNIEIQADNTITVNDAITWSANKLTLNSGGNIYLNADLTATGAATLAFYYGQASADGGSSRYTVADGVNILIPTASAFTWKKGSAGTLTNLILDNGNLRFGNGTEASINDTGALLQPWYYDNVTNGRNGWYKLTYSSYPLDYAIGIGGVATAGWNNNGTIVTTGDYGNPYADIAPLVTNQNLNIAGYYEKTGSIITTTTMNISGIGPITVEDKYTLLPDTSYLKATTTLINNTGSSQSNIRLWVGTRDDWVALSDANYKTKGNITSNGFETITNQTDSSNAIMISEQTLTNGAGAAVLFYSTTAGTNTVTDWCCSLANIIDKNPIDSAITTNREDGSYGIYLNLDTISNSQRGSVTWYYAAGPIAAISNVVEQVGQSSGASTPTPLPSTPLPSTPPSVISAIVNNTAVTQPHVDLPQQQSHVETPSTTRTPLAQGGHTVDVVSSPEAGEATTLVTMAEIREMQTSGASATSETPSSGTTPIRVPLMRGSLIDIVDGGVKLPTGIEQEFYVLDNTKR